Proteins encoded together in one Coffea arabica cultivar ET-39 chromosome 2c, Coffea Arabica ET-39 HiFi, whole genome shotgun sequence window:
- the LOC140035022 gene encoding universal stress protein PHOS32-like isoform X2, with protein sequence MASPQKPPAESDRPPAAILHQPASPRFPSGTPTSGANRKIAIAVDLSDESAYAVKWAVQNYLRPGDAVILLHVRPTSVLYGADWGSVDLSVTDEESQQKMEDDFDNLTTTKANDLAQPLVEANIPFKIHIVKDHDMKERLCLEVERLGLSAVIMGSRGFGAARRSTKGRLGSVSDYCVHHCVCPVVVVRYPDEKDGASDVGEGLKKSGELKNLEGLHPVPEEEPIYHDSSDKATDSEKASYEDGTGAK encoded by the exons ATGGCATCACCGCAAAAGCCGCCGGCGGAGTCGGACCGACCACCGGCCGCGATTCTCCACCAGCCAGCTTCACCCCGCTTCCCATCTGGGACACCAACATCCGGGGCCAATCGGAAGATAGCTATCGCGGTCGATCTCAGTGACGAGAGCGCCTACGCGGTGAAATGGGCTGTTCAGAATTACCTACGTCCCGGCGACGCCGTGATCCTCCTCCACGTCCGTCCCACCTCCGTTCTCTATGGCGCTGACTGGGGTTCCGTCGACTTATCAGTCACCGACGAGGAATCCCAGCAAAAAATGGAAGATGATTTCGACAATCTCACCACAACTAAAGCTAATGACTTGGCGCAGCCGCTGGTGGAAGCCAATATTCCGTTCAAGATCCATATTGTTAAAGACCATGATATGAAAGAAAGGCTTTGTTTGGAAGTGGAGAGATTGGGATTGAGTGCGGTAATCATGGGAAGCCGGGGGTTTGGGGCGGCGAGGCGAAGCACTAAAGGAAGACTCGGGAGTGTTAGTGATTATTGTGTCCATCATTGTGTTTGTCCTGTGGTTGTTGTTAGGTACCCTGATGAAAAAGATGGAGCTTCTGATGTAGGAGAAGGTTTGAAAAAATCAGGGGAGTTGAAGAATCTTGAAGGGCTTCACCCTGTTCCTGAGGAGGAGCCTATCTACCATGATTCCTCGGATAAAGCTACAG ATTCGGAGAAGGCTTCTTATGAAGATGGAACCGGAGCGAAGTGA
- the LOC140035022 gene encoding universal stress protein PHOS32-like isoform X3, which translates to MASPQKPPAESDRPPAAILHQPASPRFPSGTPTSGANRKIAIAVDLSDESAYAVKWAVQNYLRPGDAVILLHVRPTSVLYGADWGSVDLSVTDEESQQKMEDDFDNLTTTKANDLAQPLVEANIPFKIHIVKDHDMKERLCLEVERLGLSAVIMGSRGFGAARRSTKGRLGSVSDYCVHHCVCPVVVVRYPDEKDGASDVGEGLKKSGELKNLEGLHPVPEEEPIYHDSSDKATGEWCQNGSRLVLIS; encoded by the exons ATGGCATCACCGCAAAAGCCGCCGGCGGAGTCGGACCGACCACCGGCCGCGATTCTCCACCAGCCAGCTTCACCCCGCTTCCCATCTGGGACACCAACATCCGGGGCCAATCGGAAGATAGCTATCGCGGTCGATCTCAGTGACGAGAGCGCCTACGCGGTGAAATGGGCTGTTCAGAATTACCTACGTCCCGGCGACGCCGTGATCCTCCTCCACGTCCGTCCCACCTCCGTTCTCTATGGCGCTGACTGGGGTTCCGTCGACTTATCAGTCACCGACGAGGAATCCCAGCAAAAAATGGAAGATGATTTCGACAATCTCACCACAACTAAAGCTAATGACTTGGCGCAGCCGCTGGTGGAAGCCAATATTCCGTTCAAGATCCATATTGTTAAAGACCATGATATGAAAGAAAGGCTTTGTTTGGAAGTGGAGAGATTGGGATTGAGTGCGGTAATCATGGGAAGCCGGGGGTTTGGGGCGGCGAGGCGAAGCACTAAAGGAAGACTCGGGAGTGTTAGTGATTATTGTGTCCATCATTGTGTTTGTCCTGTGGTTGTTGTTAGGTACCCTGATGAAAAAGATGGAGCTTCTGATGTAGGAGAAGGTTTGAAAAAATCAGGGGAGTTGAAGAATCTTGAAGGGCTTCACCCTGTTCCTGAGGAGGAGCCTATCTACCATGATTCCTCGGATAAAGCTACAG GGGAATGGTGCCAAAATGGATCAAGGCTGGTTTTGATTAGCTAA
- the LOC140035022 gene encoding universal stress protein PHOS32-like isoform X1 — protein sequence MASPQKPPAESDRPPAAILHQPASPRFPSGTPTSGANRKIAIAVDLSDESAYAVKWAVQNYLRPGDAVILLHVRPTSVLYGADWGSVDLSVTDEESQQKMEDDFDNLTTTKANDLAQPLVEANIPFKIHIVKDHDMKERLCLEVERLGLSAVIMGSRGFGAARRSTKGRLGSVSDYCVHHCVCPVVVVRYPDEKDGASDVGEGLKKSGELKNLEGLHPVPEEEPIYHDSSDKATVFDRGMVPKWIKAGFD from the exons ATGGCATCACCGCAAAAGCCGCCGGCGGAGTCGGACCGACCACCGGCCGCGATTCTCCACCAGCCAGCTTCACCCCGCTTCCCATCTGGGACACCAACATCCGGGGCCAATCGGAAGATAGCTATCGCGGTCGATCTCAGTGACGAGAGCGCCTACGCGGTGAAATGGGCTGTTCAGAATTACCTACGTCCCGGCGACGCCGTGATCCTCCTCCACGTCCGTCCCACCTCCGTTCTCTATGGCGCTGACTGGGGTTCCGTCGACTTATCAGTCACCGACGAGGAATCCCAGCAAAAAATGGAAGATGATTTCGACAATCTCACCACAACTAAAGCTAATGACTTGGCGCAGCCGCTGGTGGAAGCCAATATTCCGTTCAAGATCCATATTGTTAAAGACCATGATATGAAAGAAAGGCTTTGTTTGGAAGTGGAGAGATTGGGATTGAGTGCGGTAATCATGGGAAGCCGGGGGTTTGGGGCGGCGAGGCGAAGCACTAAAGGAAGACTCGGGAGTGTTAGTGATTATTGTGTCCATCATTGTGTTTGTCCTGTGGTTGTTGTTAGGTACCCTGATGAAAAAGATGGAGCTTCTGATGTAGGAGAAGGTTTGAAAAAATCAGGGGAGTTGAAGAATCTTGAAGGGCTTCACCCTGTTCCTGAGGAGGAGCCTATCTACCATGATTCCTCGGATAAAGCTACAG TTTTCGATAGGGGAATGGTGCCAAAATGGATCAAGGCTGGTTTTGATTAG
- the LOC140035023 gene encoding uncharacterized protein: MLSMELENKVSFKRCIREGDLVIVYERHDNMKAVKVCENGVLQNRFGVFKHSDWIGKPFGSKVFSNKGGFIYLLAPTAELWTLVLSHRTQILYVADISFVIMYLEIIPGCLVLESGTGSGSLTTSLARAVAPTGHVYTFDFHDQRASSAREDFEKTGLSSLVTVGVRDIQGEGFPDEFIGQADSVFLDLPQPWLAIPSAGKMLKEDGVLCSFSPCIEQVQRSCETLKSCFTDIRTFEILLRSYEVRGERLESWENHAGGSLGSRKRRQRSTDGSNGVEASVSATIVARPSSEGRGHTGYLTFARLRCVI, translated from the exons ATGTTGTCGATGGAACTGGAGAACAAAGTATCGTTCAAAAGATGCATTCGTGAAGGAGATTTGGTTATTGTATATGAGAGGCATGACAACATGAAGGCTGTGAAAGTTTGTGAAAATGGAGTTCTCCAAAATCGTTTTGGCGTTTTCAAACATTCAGATTGGATAGGGAAACCATTTGGGTCTAAAGTGTTCAGTAATAAAGGTGGATTCATTTATTTGTTAGCACCTACTGCAGAGCTGTGGACTTTAGTTCTAAGCCACAGAACTCAGATTCTTTATGTCGCTGATATTAGCTTTGTTATTATGTATCTGGAGATTATTCCTGGTTGTCTGGTTCTTGAATCCGGTACTGGAAGTGGATCTTTAACTACCTCACTTGCAAGAGCTGTAGCACCCACTGGGCATGTCTACACATTTGATTTTCATGACCAAAGGGCTTCCTCAGCCAG ggaggattttgaaaaaacaGGATTGAGCAGTTTAGTAACAGTGGGAGTCAGAGATATTCAGGGTGAAGGATTTCCCGATGAATTTATTGGGCAGGCAGATTCAGTTTTTCTTGACCTACCTCAGCCATGGCTTGCCATTCCTTCTGCTGGGAAGATGTTGAAAGAAGATGGGGTCTTGTGTTCCTTCTCACCATGCATTGAACAAGTACAACGATCATGTGAAACACTAAAATCATGTTTTACTG ATATAAGAACTTTCGAGATACTTCTCCGGTCTTATGAAGTTCGAGGAGAAAGGTTAGAAAGCTGGGAGAATCATGCAGGTGGTTCTCTTGGGTCTCGTAAAAGGAGGCAGCGTTCCACTGATGGAAGCAATGGAGTTGAAGCTTCTGTTTCTGCCACGATCGTGGCCAGGCCTTCCAGTGAAGGGAGAGGGCACACTGGCTATTTGACGTTCGCTAGACTCCGGTGTGTCATCTAA